The Prochlorococcus marinus str. MIT 9301 genome window below encodes:
- the urtA gene encoding urea ABC transporter substrate-binding protein: MRISRRILAGLATASLAVTATSCGGGGTSGSFDDTVTVGILHSLSGTMAISESTLVDTEKMAIEEINAAGGVKVGGKSYKIEYIVEDGASDWPTFAEKSKKLIDQDGVPVVFGGWTSASRKAMLPVYESKDAFLYYPIQYEAQECSNNIFYTGATPNQQSEPATDFMYKRSPAAGGDFFLVGSDYVFPRTSNTITKAQVKQLGGKVVGEDYLPLGNTEVAPIISKIKKALPEGGIIINTLNGDQNVAFFKQIQDAGITPSSGYYVMNYSIAEEEISTIGPEFLEGHYGAWNYMMSIDTPASKKFAKSFKKRWGADRVVADPQESAYNMVYLWKQAVEDAGTFDDNAVREALVGQKFDAPQGPVEVMPNHHLSQTVRIGEINAEGGFTILEETGVVLPQAWNQKHPSSKGFACDWTDPSKGEKYKL, translated from the coding sequence ATGAGAATTTCAAGGCGTATTTTGGCAGGTTTAGCTACTGCCTCACTTGCAGTCACCGCAACTTCGTGTGGTGGAGGCGGAACCTCCGGAAGTTTCGATGACACAGTAACCGTTGGTATTTTGCATTCGTTATCCGGAACAATGGCTATCTCTGAATCAACTCTTGTTGATACAGAAAAAATGGCTATTGAAGAGATAAATGCTGCTGGTGGCGTTAAAGTTGGCGGCAAAAGCTACAAAATAGAATACATAGTTGAAGATGGTGCATCTGACTGGCCTACCTTTGCTGAAAAATCAAAGAAACTTATAGACCAAGACGGAGTTCCTGTCGTATTTGGTGGATGGACATCTGCAAGTAGAAAGGCAATGTTACCTGTCTACGAATCAAAAGATGCGTTCCTCTACTACCCGATTCAATATGAAGCCCAAGAATGTTCTAATAACATTTTTTATACAGGAGCCACACCAAACCAACAATCGGAACCTGCTACAGATTTCATGTATAAGCGTTCTCCCGCAGCTGGTGGAGATTTCTTCCTTGTAGGTTCTGATTATGTTTTCCCAAGAACTTCAAATACAATCACAAAAGCCCAGGTAAAACAGTTAGGCGGCAAAGTTGTTGGAGAAGATTACCTTCCATTAGGAAATACTGAAGTTGCTCCAATTATCTCAAAAATCAAAAAGGCGCTTCCTGAAGGTGGAATAATCATTAATACACTTAATGGTGACCAAAACGTTGCATTCTTCAAACAGATTCAAGACGCTGGTATCACACCTTCGAGTGGCTACTACGTAATGAACTATTCAATTGCTGAAGAAGAGATTAGTACAATTGGACCTGAGTTCCTTGAAGGTCACTATGGTGCTTGGAACTACATGATGTCAATTGATACTCCTGCATCAAAGAAATTTGCTAAAAGTTTCAAGAAAAGATGGGGAGCAGATCGTGTTGTAGCTGATCCTCAAGAATCTGCTTACAACATGGTTTACTTATGGAAACAAGCAGTTGAAGATGCTGGAACTTTCGACGACAACGCAGTAAGGGAAGCCCTAGTTGGACAAAAGTTTGATGCCCCACAAGGTCCAGTTGAAGTTATGCCAAACCATCACTTATCTCAAACTGTGAGAATCGGAGAGATTAATGCAGAAGGTGGCTTTACAATTCTTGAAGAGACAGGAGTTGTTCTACCTCAAGCATGGAACCAAAAGCATCCAAGCTCAAAAGGATTTGCATGCGATTGGACAGATCCTTCAAAAGGAGAAAAGTATAAGCTTTAA
- a CDS encoding urease subunit gamma has product MHLSPQEKDKLLIFSAALLAERRLSRGLKLNYPETVAFLSFQVLEGARDGKSVSQLMSEGTTWLSKSQVMEGIPEMVDEVQIEAVFPDGTKLVTIHNPIN; this is encoded by the coding sequence ATGCATCTTTCACCTCAAGAAAAGGATAAATTATTGATTTTTTCTGCTGCACTCTTAGCTGAAAGAAGGCTTAGTCGAGGTCTTAAGCTTAATTATCCTGAAACAGTTGCTTTTTTGAGTTTTCAAGTTCTTGAAGGAGCACGAGATGGAAAAAGTGTAAGTCAATTAATGTCAGAGGGAACTACCTGGCTTTCAAAATCACAAGTTATGGAGGGCATTCCTGAAATGGTCGATGAAGTCCAAATAGAAGCAGTTTTCCCTGATGGGACAAAGTTAGTTACTATCCACAATCCAATTAACTAG
- a CDS encoding urease accessory protein UreD, which produces MIKTSWEGNCFLNFFNNKASLGNVDKTIFKSKSTSPYKLLKSTHDQEGRCILPVLHTAGGLVGGDSLEFEVNLEKNSKVLLTTSSAQKVYGSVGISKINPKGTFSKQKNLIKILDNSHLEYLPQETIIFANGLYEQKFKVSISETSSFLFTDLIRLGRSSSGESIESGVFRSKLEIMRNNDLYDDWEYVDQIELSKESYAAKSGMDYMPVFGSLIWVCEKDFSASKINNLVGNIKKIFNETDNNLSIGILENGISVRFLGSSSQEARKCFFCIWKQIRSVSGFCEPKYQGVWPLQDSMNY; this is translated from the coding sequence ATGATTAAAACTTCTTGGGAAGGTAATTGTTTCTTAAATTTTTTCAATAATAAAGCAAGTTTAGGAAATGTTGATAAAACAATCTTTAAATCTAAATCAACTTCTCCTTACAAGTTATTAAAGTCTACTCATGACCAGGAAGGTAGGTGCATTTTACCTGTTCTTCATACTGCAGGGGGATTGGTTGGCGGAGATTCACTTGAGTTTGAGGTAAATCTTGAAAAAAACTCTAAGGTATTGTTGACTACTTCTTCAGCTCAGAAAGTATATGGATCAGTTGGAATATCTAAAATCAATCCAAAAGGAACTTTTTCAAAGCAAAAAAATCTCATAAAAATTCTTGATAATTCTCATTTGGAATATCTCCCTCAAGAGACAATTATCTTTGCAAATGGTTTATATGAACAAAAGTTTAAAGTATCTATTTCAGAAACTTCAAGTTTTTTATTTACTGATTTAATAAGACTTGGAAGATCTTCTTCTGGAGAATCTATTGAGAGTGGAGTTTTTAGGTCTAAATTAGAAATTATGAGAAATAATGATTTATATGATGATTGGGAATATGTTGATCAAATTGAATTATCAAAGGAAAGTTATGCGGCCAAGTCAGGTATGGATTACATGCCTGTTTTTGGATCTTTAATTTGGGTTTGCGAAAAAGATTTTTCTGCGTCAAAAATAAATAATCTTGTGGGAAATATAAAAAAGATTTTCAATGAAACTGATAATAATTTATCTATTGGAATCCTTGAAAATGGAATCTCTGTAAGATTCTTGGGGAGTTCTTCTCAAGAAGCTAGGAAATGTTTTTTTTGTATTTGGAAACAAATTAGGTCTGTTAGTGGATTTTGTGAGCCAAAATATCAAGGTGTATGGCCTTTACAAGATTCTATGAATTATTAA
- the ureC gene encoding urease subunit alpha: MSYKIDRNTYAQTFGPTTGDRVRLADTELFIEVEKDLTTYGDEVKFGGGKVIRDGMGQSQVRRADGAVDTVITNALIVDWWGIIKADVGIKDGMIFEIGKAGNPDIQDNVDIVIGASTEVIAGEGHILTAGSIDTHIHFICPQQIETALASGITTMLGGGTGPATGTNATTCTPGSFHISRMLQSAEAFPMNLGFFGKGNSTNETNLIDQVEAGACGLKLHEDWGTTPSTINSCLNVADKFDVQVCIHTDTLNEAGFVEDTINAIAGRTIHTFHTEGAGGGHAPDIIKICGEKNVLPSSTNPTRPYTRNTLEEHLDMLMVCHHLDSKIPEDIAFAESRIRRETIAAEDILHDMGAFSIIASDSQAMGRVGEVITRTFQTAHKMKVQRGPLSQDSDINDNYRVKRYISKVTINPAIAHGIDKHVGSIEKGKIADLALWKPSFFAVKPELVVKGGSIVWSQMGDANASIPTPGPVHGRPMFASFGQSLIKSSFTFLSKNSIDQNIPNKLGLQKKCIAVENTRNINKSHLKLNSKLPNISVDPQTYEVFSDGELLTCEPLDEVPMAQRYFLL; the protein is encoded by the coding sequence ATGTCCTATAAAATTGACAGAAATACTTATGCGCAAACTTTCGGACCCACTACCGGAGATAGAGTAAGGCTTGCTGACACTGAACTTTTTATAGAAGTAGAAAAGGATTTAACAACATACGGGGATGAAGTTAAATTCGGAGGAGGTAAAGTTATTCGAGATGGGATGGGACAGTCTCAAGTAAGAAGAGCTGATGGAGCTGTAGATACGGTAATAACTAATGCTTTGATAGTAGATTGGTGGGGAATAATTAAGGCTGATGTAGGTATAAAAGATGGAATGATTTTTGAAATTGGTAAGGCTGGTAATCCTGATATCCAGGACAATGTTGATATTGTTATTGGTGCATCTACAGAAGTAATAGCTGGAGAGGGGCATATTCTTACTGCAGGTTCAATAGATACCCATATTCACTTTATCTGTCCCCAACAAATTGAGACAGCACTAGCCTCAGGAATTACAACTATGTTGGGAGGAGGAACTGGGCCTGCAACTGGCACAAATGCCACTACTTGTACTCCAGGTTCTTTTCATATTTCAAGAATGCTCCAATCTGCAGAAGCATTTCCCATGAATTTAGGTTTTTTTGGAAAAGGAAACTCAACAAATGAGACCAATCTTATTGATCAAGTTGAAGCTGGTGCATGTGGATTGAAGCTTCATGAGGATTGGGGAACGACTCCATCTACAATAAATTCTTGTCTTAATGTTGCAGATAAGTTTGACGTACAAGTTTGTATTCATACTGATACTTTGAATGAGGCAGGCTTTGTTGAAGATACTATTAACGCAATTGCAGGAAGAACTATTCATACCTTTCATACAGAAGGAGCAGGTGGAGGTCATGCGCCAGACATTATTAAAATTTGTGGAGAAAAAAATGTTCTTCCAAGTAGTACTAATCCAACAAGACCCTATACCAGGAATACATTAGAAGAACATCTTGACATGTTAATGGTCTGTCATCATTTAGATTCTAAAATCCCGGAAGACATTGCTTTTGCTGAATCAAGGATCAGAAGAGAGACTATCGCAGCTGAGGATATCTTGCATGATATGGGTGCTTTCTCAATTATTGCTAGTGATTCTCAAGCCATGGGAAGAGTTGGTGAAGTAATTACAAGAACTTTTCAAACCGCTCATAAAATGAAAGTTCAAAGGGGGCCGCTATCGCAGGATTCTGATATAAACGATAATTACAGAGTAAAGAGATATATTTCAAAAGTCACAATTAATCCTGCAATAGCTCATGGTATTGATAAACATGTTGGGTCTATAGAAAAGGGTAAAATTGCGGATTTGGCATTGTGGAAACCATCCTTTTTTGCGGTAAAGCCTGAATTAGTTGTTAAAGGAGGATCTATCGTTTGGTCCCAGATGGGTGATGCAAATGCTTCAATTCCTACTCCAGGTCCTGTACATGGTCGACCTATGTTTGCAAGTTTCGGCCAATCTCTTATTAAGAGTTCTTTTACCTTTTTAAGTAAAAATTCAATTGATCAAAATATTCCAAATAAATTAGGCTTACAAAAGAAATGTATTGCTGTAGAAAATACAAGAAATATCAATAAATCACACTTAAAACTTAATAGTAAACTTCCAAATATTTCAGTTGATCCTCAAACTTATGAAGTTTTTTCTGATGGGGAACTTCTTACTTGTGAACCCCTTGATGAAGTTCCAATGGCTCAAAGGTACTTTTTACTTTAG
- the ureE gene encoding urease accessory protein UreE, translating into MRMNKQIVVTDWIKEKPKLGSFLKLTLSSDERRILRGKRLTDCDQEIILQLPREGKLNDGDILSTNKSNFYVEIVAKKENLIEISSNSKIELIKTAYHLGNRHVELEIEEGILLTKSDYVIKNMLLNFKVNIKNTKKKFFPERGAHSHE; encoded by the coding sequence ATGAGAATGAATAAACAAATTGTTGTAACTGATTGGATTAAGGAAAAACCGAAATTAGGTTCATTTTTAAAACTTACCCTAAGTTCAGATGAAAGAAGAATACTACGAGGAAAAAGATTAACTGATTGTGATCAAGAAATAATTTTACAATTACCTAGAGAGGGCAAATTAAATGATGGAGATATTCTTTCAACTAATAAGTCCAACTTTTATGTAGAGATAGTTGCCAAAAAAGAAAATTTAATTGAAATAAGTTCAAATTCTAAAATTGAACTTATTAAAACTGCTTACCATCTTGGAAATAGGCACGTAGAACTAGAAATCGAAGAAGGCATTCTTCTAACAAAAAGTGATTATGTTATTAAAAATATGCTTCTTAATTTTAAAGTTAATATAAAAAATACGAAAAAAAAGTTTTTTCCGGAAAGAGGTGCCCATAGTCATGAGTAA
- a CDS encoding glycosyl transferase, translating to MDFQQGLITTIHEYGVTRNLLKELNKSLKKRSTSILIPCLYEEFERPALKDIREVLKDLTGLNELVIALSAKTVEQVNAAKSFFDSMPFPVHVQWTNSPSVIELLKSQEKNGLELLGTPGKGWAVWQGIGVATRKSEVVALFDADIRTFSSLYPSRMILPLLDESYGISYVKAFYSRLSLETNQLQGRATRLFVGPLLASLEQLVGKGPFLQYLQSFRYPLAGEFAFTKDLAMNLRIPCDWGLEIGLLSEVYRNVRTSKIAQVDLGLFDHKHKNIGDSSKEGLQKMCKEILSSVLRGLMEHQAETLTSTQLATLEVLYKRVGEDRVKQFGLDSAVNQIPYDRHEEELSVQKFAKLLRPATEDYLACPTTQQLPSWSRVLSCEDKLQEDLAIAGSQDIKTTKKELIKNF from the coding sequence ATGGACTTTCAACAAGGGTTAATCACAACAATACATGAATATGGAGTCACAAGAAATTTACTTAAAGAATTAAACAAAAGTCTTAAAAAAAGATCAACTAGCATTTTAATACCTTGCTTATATGAAGAGTTTGAGCGTCCAGCACTAAAAGACATAAGAGAAGTTTTAAAAGACCTTACAGGCTTAAATGAATTAGTTATTGCTCTTTCTGCAAAAACTGTTGAGCAAGTTAACGCAGCAAAATCGTTTTTTGACTCAATGCCATTCCCAGTTCATGTTCAATGGACAAATTCTCCCTCTGTAATAGAACTATTAAAAAGCCAAGAAAAAAATGGGTTAGAACTTTTAGGAACTCCAGGTAAAGGATGGGCTGTCTGGCAGGGGATAGGAGTTGCGACAAGAAAATCAGAAGTTGTTGCTCTTTTTGATGCTGACATAAGAACTTTTAGTTCTTTGTATCCTTCAAGAATGATACTTCCACTTCTGGATGAATCATATGGAATATCATATGTAAAAGCTTTTTACAGCAGGTTATCTTTAGAGACAAATCAATTACAAGGAAGAGCAACAAGATTATTTGTGGGTCCCTTATTAGCAAGTCTTGAGCAATTAGTAGGGAAGGGTCCCTTTTTACAATATCTTCAATCATTTAGATATCCATTAGCAGGTGAGTTTGCTTTCACTAAAGATCTTGCTATGAATTTACGAATTCCTTGTGACTGGGGTTTAGAGATAGGTTTATTATCAGAGGTTTATAGAAACGTAAGAACTTCAAAAATAGCCCAAGTTGACCTAGGTTTGTTTGATCATAAACATAAGAATATTGGCGATTCTTCTAAAGAAGGATTACAAAAAATGTGTAAAGAAATACTTTCAAGTGTTTTAAGAGGTCTCATGGAGCATCAAGCAGAGACTTTAACGAGTACTCAACTAGCAACATTAGAAGTTCTTTACAAAAGAGTTGGGGAAGATCGGGTAAAACAATTTGGACTAGATTCAGCAGTTAATCAAATTCCGTACGATAGGCATGAAGAAGAGCTATCAGTACAAAAATTTGCGAAGTTATTGAGACCGGCTACAGAAGATTACTTAGCTTGCCCTACGACACAGCAGTTACCAAGTTGGTCAAGAGTTCTATCTTGTGAGGACAAACTGCAAGAAGATTTGGCAATTGCTGGGTCACAAGATATAAAAACAACTAAAAAAGAATTAATTAAAAACTTCTAA
- a CDS encoding sugar phosphorylase, whose protein sequence is MKQIDSEKKIDRLKIDKLLKTIYSNNTTEEINFISNQLLQILDDFSEKSAYEEKRDKERWNESHSVLITYADSIYKNGEATLTTLNKFLSKHFGSLSKVVHILPFLKSTSDGGFAVSSYDSLEEKFGGWDDLKSISKNHDLMADLVLNHVSSSHPWVQQFIKYQEPGISNVFSPKQNLDWSNVVRPRSSSLFSQINTEDGPKQVWTTFGPDQIDLNWHNPKMTIEFLNLIITYLSNGIKWLRLDAVGFIWKESGTTCLHLPKAHSIVKLLRVLLNNLLDEGVLITETNVPQKENLSYLIPDDEAHMAYNFPLPPLLLEAIITSRADILNSWIFDWPILPKETTLFNFTASHDGVGLRALEGLMNEQRIKDLLINCEKRGGLVSHRRLSNGDDKPYELNISWWSAMEDSSRDAKRFQYERFILSQLLVMALKGVPAFYLPALLASENDIKSFSLTGQRRDLNREKFKSENLLAVLNNPESNANKNLKCLRNAMDVRSKLKQFHPCSEMKCLSKGRSDIVVIKRGNGPESVFAIHNMTENKINYQLNDNDLPKIIDNDFNTHDFLSSIKYNRKNISLDPFQVIWLSAL, encoded by the coding sequence GTGAAGCAAATTGATTCAGAGAAAAAAATAGATAGATTAAAAATTGATAAATTGCTAAAAACAATTTATTCAAATAATACTACAGAAGAAATTAATTTTATTTCAAATCAATTATTACAGATTTTAGATGATTTCTCAGAGAAATCTGCTTATGAAGAAAAAAGAGACAAGGAAAGGTGGAATGAATCTCATTCGGTTTTGATAACTTATGCAGATAGTATTTATAAAAATGGCGAGGCAACATTAACAACTCTTAATAAGTTTTTAAGTAAACATTTTGGCAGTCTTTCTAAAGTTGTACATATTCTTCCTTTTTTGAAATCCACAAGTGATGGAGGTTTTGCCGTCTCAAGTTATGATTCCTTAGAAGAAAAATTTGGTGGTTGGGATGATCTCAAAAGTATTTCTAAAAATCATGATTTGATGGCTGATTTAGTACTAAACCATGTTTCGTCATCTCATCCATGGGTTCAACAATTTATTAAATACCAAGAACCGGGTATATCAAATGTTTTTTCACCAAAACAAAATCTTGACTGGTCAAATGTAGTTAGACCAAGAAGTTCCTCCTTGTTTTCTCAAATAAATACTGAAGATGGCCCTAAGCAAGTTTGGACAACTTTTGGTCCAGATCAAATTGATTTGAATTGGCACAATCCAAAAATGACTATTGAGTTCTTAAATTTAATTATTACTTATTTATCTAATGGAATTAAATGGTTAAGGCTTGATGCTGTAGGTTTTATTTGGAAGGAATCAGGGACAACATGCTTACATTTGCCGAAAGCACATTCAATCGTGAAACTCTTGAGAGTTCTTTTAAATAATCTTCTTGATGAGGGAGTTTTAATAACTGAAACTAATGTTCCCCAGAAGGAAAATCTATCTTATCTGATTCCTGATGATGAGGCCCATATGGCATACAATTTCCCATTGCCTCCCCTTCTCCTAGAGGCAATTATTACTTCAAGAGCTGATATTCTAAACTCATGGATTTTTGATTGGCCCATACTACCTAAAGAAACTACTTTATTTAATTTCACTGCATCGCACGATGGTGTTGGGCTAAGAGCTCTTGAGGGTTTAATGAATGAACAGAGAATTAAAGATTTATTAATTAATTGTGAGAAAAGAGGTGGATTAGTAAGTCATAGACGTTTATCAAATGGTGATGATAAGCCTTATGAATTAAATATTAGTTGGTGGAGTGCAATGGAAGACTCCAGTAGAGATGCTAAAAGATTTCAATATGAGAGATTTATTTTGAGTCAATTATTAGTAATGGCTCTAAAAGGGGTTCCTGCATTTTATTTGCCAGCATTATTAGCTTCAGAAAATGATATAAAGAGTTTTTCTTTGACAGGTCAAAGAAGAGACCTTAATAGAGAAAAGTTTAAATCAGAAAATCTTTTAGCGGTTTTAAATAATCCTGAATCTAATGCTAATAAAAACTTAAAATGTCTTCGTAATGCAATGGATGTCAGATCAAAATTAAAGCAATTTCACCCTTGTTCAGAAATGAAATGTTTGTCTAAAGGTAGAAGTGATATTGTTGTAATCAAACGAGGTAATGGTCCTGAGTCGGTTTTTGCAATCCATAATATGACTGAAAATAAAATTAACTATCAACTGAATGATAATGATTTACCAAAAATAATTGATAACGATTTCAATACCCATGATTTTTTATCATCCATTAAATATAATCGCAAAAATATTAGTCTTGATCCTTTTCAAGTAATTTGGCTTAGTGCTTTATAA
- the yedP gene encoding mannosyl-3-phosphoglycerate phosphatase-related protein YedP, producing MIENSSIWVVSDVDGTLMDHSYDLSPAKETIKKLQKLSIPVILCTSKTASEVKVIRKELNLTDPYIVENGAAIYGESLKRVNGEIILGIKYESLEEILNFISNEIDYILTPLNNLTDQEATQLTGLEGNSLNLMRDRHWSMPFLNPPSYLEEKINICCKKFNVDIFKGNRMSHLLSTKSNKGKAINALKEYSNVQNIEIIGLGDSPNDLPLLLNSDIKIVIPGINGPNLNLLDQLKDFEFTLASEPNGYGWKNEINKMINKLELS from the coding sequence ATGATAGAAAATTCTTCTATTTGGGTAGTAAGTGACGTAGATGGTACTTTAATGGATCACTCATATGATTTATCACCGGCTAAAGAAACTATTAAAAAACTACAAAAATTATCTATACCCGTAATTCTTTGTACAAGCAAAACCGCTTCTGAAGTAAAAGTTATTAGAAAGGAACTTAACTTGACGGATCCTTATATTGTTGAAAATGGTGCAGCAATATATGGTGAATCTCTTAAAAGAGTAAATGGAGAAATTATTCTTGGAATAAAATATGAATCTCTTGAAGAAATCTTAAATTTTATTTCTAATGAAATCGATTATATACTTACGCCTCTTAATAATCTCACTGATCAAGAAGCCACTCAGCTTACAGGTTTAGAGGGTAACTCATTGAACTTAATGCGTGATAGGCACTGGAGCATGCCTTTTTTAAATCCGCCAAGTTACTTAGAAGAGAAAATTAATATCTGTTGTAAAAAATTTAATGTTGATATTTTTAAGGGAAATAGAATGAGTCACTTATTATCTACAAAATCGAACAAAGGTAAAGCAATAAATGCACTTAAAGAATATTCAAATGTTCAAAATATTGAAATTATAGGTTTAGGCGATTCTCCAAATGATTTGCCTCTACTTTTAAACTCAGATATTAAGATTGTTATTCCTGGAATAAATGGACCTAACTTAAATTTACTAGATCAATTAAAAGATTTTGAATTTACTTTAGCTTCTGAACCAAATGGATATGGTTGGAAAAATGAAATCAATAAAATGATAAATAAGCTAGAACTAAGTTAG
- the ureG gene encoding urease accessory protein UreG translates to MSSKLRVGVAGPVGSGKTALVETLCLSLKKNYEIAIVTNDIFTKEDANFLINKKVLEEGRIIGVETGGCPHTAIREDCSLNKNAVLDLENKYNPLDFVFVESGGDNLASSFSPELVDLSIYVIDVSAGDKIPRKGGPGITRSDLLLINKIDLADKVGADLNIMKSDTEFMRKGKPWFFTNLSIGIGVEEITQFLESHIPNNRN, encoded by the coding sequence ATGAGCAGCAAATTGAGAGTAGGGGTTGCTGGGCCTGTAGGTTCAGGAAAAACTGCATTAGTAGAGACTCTATGCTTAAGCCTGAAAAAAAATTATGAGATAGCAATTGTCACAAATGATATCTTCACGAAAGAAGATGCTAACTTTCTTATAAATAAAAAGGTTTTAGAGGAAGGAAGGATTATTGGAGTGGAAACAGGAGGTTGTCCTCATACCGCGATAAGAGAAGATTGTTCATTAAATAAAAATGCAGTTTTAGATTTAGAAAATAAATATAATCCTTTAGATTTTGTTTTTGTAGAAAGTGGAGGTGATAATCTAGCATCTAGTTTTAGTCCAGAACTTGTAGATTTATCAATATATGTAATTGATGTATCTGCCGGAGACAAAATTCCTAGAAAAGGGGGACCAGGGATAACAAGATCGGATTTATTATTAATAAACAAAATTGACCTAGCAGATAAAGTTGGTGCAGATTTAAATATTATGAAAAGTGATACTGAATTTATGCGAAAAGGGAAACCTTGGTTTTTTACCAACCTAAGTATCGGCATAGGAGTTGAAGAAATAACTCAATTTTTAGAATCACATATACCCAACAATAGAAACTAG
- a CDS encoding urease subunit beta — MSNLIPGEIIPEQGEIELNLGKEVKTVKVSNSGDRPVQIGSHYHFFEANKALIFDRELTLGMRLDIPAGTAIRFEPGDTTDVKLVPYKGLRIAYGFNSLVNGSLDT, encoded by the coding sequence ATGAGTAATTTAATTCCTGGCGAAATAATTCCCGAACAAGGTGAAATCGAATTAAATCTTGGTAAGGAAGTTAAAACAGTAAAAGTTTCTAATTCTGGAGATAGACCTGTCCAAATTGGATCTCATTATCATTTTTTTGAAGCTAATAAGGCTTTAATTTTTGATCGAGAATTAACACTTGGCATGCGTCTTGACATTCCTGCGGGAACAGCAATTAGATTTGAACCTGGAGACACAACTGATGTCAAATTAGTTCCATATAAAGGTTTAAGAATTGCATATGGTTTTAATTCATTGGTTAACGGTTCTTTAGATACTTAA
- a CDS encoding urease accessory protein UreF, with amino-acid sequence MSKSHLLKYLLISPNLPVGGFCYSEGMESFLHNKNLTDSNSVKELIISELEIGQIRLDARLLLDFFDIFNQINDRKNLKGNLQKLMSLDKWILSSKDSLEMREQQIQMAKSLFDLTKEFGFEYLYENDKKSSWSLAWSWACYCFEITKLEMVENFFYAWSANQLSAALRIIPIGSTKAQLIQRDLLAIISKVSKEIMDKEIDDLYFGNVGLAMAQQNHNDLYTKLFRN; translated from the coding sequence ATGAGTAAAAGTCACTTATTAAAATATTTATTAATAAGTCCTAACTTACCAGTTGGAGGATTTTGTTATTCGGAGGGAATGGAGAGTTTTCTTCATAATAAAAATTTAACAGATTCTAATTCGGTAAAAGAATTAATCATAAGTGAACTAGAAATTGGTCAGATAAGACTAGATGCAAGGCTTTTACTAGATTTTTTTGATATTTTCAATCAGATAAACGATCGCAAAAATTTAAAAGGTAATTTACAAAAGCTAATGAGTTTGGATAAATGGATCCTCTCATCAAAGGACTCTCTCGAAATGAGAGAACAACAAATTCAAATGGCAAAATCTCTCTTCGATTTAACCAAAGAATTTGGATTTGAATATCTATATGAAAATGATAAAAAAAGCTCCTGGTCGTTAGCATGGAGTTGGGCTTGTTATTGTTTTGAAATTACCAAATTAGAAATGGTTGAGAATTTTTTCTATGCATGGAGTGCAAATCAACTTAGTGCTGCGTTAAGAATTATTCCTATTGGGTCAACAAAAGCACAATTAATTCAGAGAGACTTATTAGCAATAATTTCAAAAGTTTCTAAAGAAATTATGGACAAAGAAATTGATGACCTCTATTTTGGCAATGTAGGTTTAGCTATGGCACAACAAAATCATAATGACCTTTATACAAAACTTTTTAGAAATTAA